In the Erinaceus europaeus chromosome 22, mEriEur2.1, whole genome shotgun sequence genome, GCTTTGTAACAACTGGCCACAAAGTTCATGGCccgaaacaacacacacacacacacacacacacacacacacacaatctcagaGTCTCTGTAGATGAAGACTCTGGGTGCATCCTTGCCTCATGGTGCTTAGGGTCTCAGCTGGGGAAGGTGGGTTCTCAAGTTCTCTCGCAGACTTGTTCTCTTGTGAAATTGAGGGACCTCCCCAGCCCTTTTtgtcttttctccattttattggtgatttaatgttGACTTAGAAAATTGgaatagggttataattccacacctttcccaccagagtgctgtgtccccagcccctccactaCAAACTGCAGCAGTTCGCCCAGGGTCACAGATACGGGCTGGCCTTGTATTTAtcactatatatattttgcccattctGCAGCAGTTCGCCCAGGGTCACAGATACGGGCTGGCCTTGTATTTAtcactatatatattttgcccattttcttctatggtcctgtcttcactTCTTTTCAAAGTcactcctacacctattactactttctagcatcctcccttttttcttctctctcagataaggagAAAGTGCCTGACTTTGTCTGGCGCCCtctagatttgcttccctttcagtgatggtataaacaggaaacaagggggccgggtggtagcgcagcaggttaagcgcacatggttaagcgcacatggcacgaagcgcaaggaccggcttaaggatcccggttcaagcccccagctccccacctgcagggagtttgcttcacaggcggtgaagcaggtctgcaggggtctttctcctcccatcttcccttcctctcttgatttctttctgtcctatccaagaatgacaatacaaaaataaccacaacaataaacaagggcaacaaaaggaaaaaaacagcttctaggagcagtggattcatggtgcaggtacagagccctagcaggcaaaaaaaaaaaaagtatgatttgAAATTTGAAGCTCATAGACCCTTTTTCAAGTTCTTAATTATTTCCAAAACTTGAACTTTCTAGGACAAAGATACTGGCTTTCACAGAGGACTAGGCTGGGTCCAGTTTTCTTCGGAGGAAGAACTTAATAACGTCCTGCAGCACGACAAGCATGTTATCGATGGTGTGAAGGCAAGTGTCATTATCACGAGCTTCCTGTGCACGTAATGGGTGACTGGGAGGAGGGACCTTTATGTTCCCATCAAGTGTTTGTGACAGAGTTGAAGTAGCAGTTGAAGTCGGGCAGCAGGGTTGGAAAATCCCCCCAACTGACCTTTGGTCAGACTGACAGCTACTAGTTAGTTGTTCAGTGGGTCTTAACTAGGAATGTAACATACTTAACTTGATGACGTCCTAATATgaagttttaaatttttcattttggatagaaattgagaggggagatagcaaaaaaagagagacctgtagcactgcttcagtgcatATCaagtttctcccctacaggtagagactagggtttgaacctgggtccttgcacactgtaatgtacagtgcaccaggggtgccaccactgtccctctctgtttttcttaagAGCAGCATGGCAGAGCAGGGCTGTCACTTCCGTTTGTTGCCATGTAGTGTGTGCTGGGCTGCCCCCCGGCCGGTTTCCACACTGATGCCTTTGCAGATGCCGCCTCTGCTCACACGAGCTGACTCTTTCTCCCCAGCTCATGGTTCTATCCCAGAGGCCTAAAGCACTTCAAGGAGGCCAAGCGTCTGATGAAGACAAAGATCTCTGAGACCGTTActcctaataaataaacaaaacctgaTGTTTCTGTCTAAATGTTTTATTTGAAACAAATATTATACCAAGCAAGAGCTTACTTCCCGATCTCAAGCAGCACGTTAGGGGGAAGCGGCCTGGTCGCTTCTAACACACGAACATCCTTCCATTCAGTGCTGCCGGGGTTACTTTATTCCTTAGTGCTTATACAAAATACTGACCCCAAAGTCACACAAAAGGAAGCGGTCTTACTGGGGAAGCGTGTTCTAGAAATGGCAAGAGGTGGGAGAAGGACGAACaactcattctttaaaaaaaactaagtgtGGAAAGTACAAGTCCCGCCACCCTTTCTCCCGTAATAACAAGTAGTGCTGGGCGGACACCCGGGTCTGGTTTTCATCCTGGTCGTGAGGCGGCGTCCCGACCGGCATCGCGGGGGCCTGCGAGCAGTGGCACCACCCTGGGGAGGAGGGCCtagtccttcctcctcttcttgctCTCGTGCTCGTGCTCCTTGGGGCGGCTGCTCTCAGAGGGTCGCTTGGAGCCACCGTGCTGTTTGGCTTCTTCCAAGAACTTGTCCAAACCGAAAGGATCCTCCTCAAACTGCACGGGTCCTTCCCGGCCTCTCTGCCTGCGATCTGAACCTGAAAACTCCTTATCTGGAACaaacctggggtggggtggggtggggtggggagaggagcgtGAGCCGCTTGTTCGCAGAGGCGCAGAGGCGCCAGCCGGCCCACACACCCGCCTCTCACCTGTTGGTCTTGATTCTGGCCTCCAGGTCATCGCCGTACATGTCCTTGTCCAGGTTCTTACTGGGCCGGTAGATGTTCTGGGCCATGTCCTTACCGCCTCTCCAGGCTTGATCGTAAACGTTGTAGATCTCATCTTCTCCCCCTGCGAAGCCACTGTCCATGCCCTGGGGGGGAATGGGCCATTACATTCGCCTAGCGGTTGACTTACAAATTCaatcttttgggagttgggcggtagcccagagggttaaatgcaggtggcgctaagcataaggatcctggttcaagcccccgactccacctgcagaggagtcacttcataggtggtgaggcaggtctgcaggtgtctgtctttctctccccctctctgccttcccctcctctccatttctttctgtcctatccaacaacaacatcaataataactacaacaataaaacaagggcaacaaaaagaaataaagaaaagaaaagaaaagaaaaaacaagttcAGCCTTCCTTAAAAAGCTGTTGCAGGGCCCGGCATCAGTGCAGCGGGTCAAGAGCACGTGGTACGCAGCGCCAAGGACCAGGGCtgggtcccggctccccacctgcaggggggggtcacttcacaggtggtgaagcaggtctgcaggtgcctgtctcccttttctgtcttccccttctctcccaatctctctgtcttgttcaacAACAGCACCAACAAGGGGGaaaggcctccaggtgcagtggattcacacTGCGGTGACCTCGGAGGGAAGAAAGCTGTTGCAAAGGTGCCAGACGCCACCTCTAGGTTCTCCAATTAGATGGAGGCCTTTCAGAGTGCGGGGGTGGCAGCAGGTGCAGCAGCCAGGCTGCACAAGGTCCAGGTAAACGCTGCGAGAAGTCCAGCACTgagctgcccacccccaccccacccacctgtGTTTTCATTCTATTCATGGGGACTCCTGAGGCTTTCTGACcatggctgactttttcagactgaGACTTGAGGGGAACTGCTTCCCATTTTAGAACCGAGCCCAGGGCCTGCGTGGAGGCgcctctgcttctctgctgagccatctcccggcCGGCCCTTTGACAGCATTCTTGGACAGGCTGGACTAGCGAAGTCACTAGGATATCCTGATCCTGCTCCAGGGCCACAGGAATGACCCACACAGTAATTTGCTGTTGTGTGTGTGGTCCGGGTTTGACCCCTGACACCATGTGAGGCCCCAttgcactggggaaagctcctggatctctccctctctttgaatgaaaaagtagtttggaagcagtgaaattgtgcacgTGTGAAGTCCTGGCTctgcaaataaatatttctttttgattggagagggaagggaaaggcacctgcagacaaatctgctccactgctcacgaagcttcccctgcaggtggggaccggggcatgaacccaggtccttgggtatGAAAAtgcgtgcactctactgagtgcgcCACACAGGGAATATCCCACATAGGTCGGAGGTCAGGAACCAGAGCTGACACCCAGCTTCCATTTCCCTGTCATCACGACAGCAGGTGCCCCAGTCTGCGGCACAATCCTCTCCAGAGAGCAGGAGCTGCCCCGAGACAGACCCCATGCTAAGCGGGGTGCCCCATACCTTGGTCTGGTTGAAGAGCCGTTGGTCATACTGGACCTCGTTGGAGGTTCGAGGATTGGGCACTCCCAGAGCTATGACTTCACTGATATCTcggttttcatttctttgaagtTTCGACCTGTTTGGGAGTACAGTGTCACTAATTAAAAGCCTCCCCAGACACGCTGACTTTCAATTTACAGCCACTCGTACAAGCAGTGCAAACTCACGTGTTCCTTCTCATACCCTGTGAACCTATGCTCCATATTAGTGCACAGAGGGGAAGGAAGCAGGCGTGGGCCGATCAGGTTCTCGCTTAGCTGAAAAGAACTACCCGAGGTGCCCTTGTGACTTGGAATCTTATAGAGGCAGTCCCCTTAGAGCGTGCTGAGACAGACAGGAAGCTGCACTAGTCCATATTCCTATCGGCCAATGTGATTCGTGGGGTGGGTGCAGATTAGATCTTTCTCAAATCATTGCTAAGAAACTACGCTATTTATCTTGCTAAAACGTGGAGGAAAACCCATCCACTAGATGACGCATGGTTTTTGGCATTTAGGCTGATTCATTTCCCTTCCCGTTTGGATCGGATGCAACTTGCGTTGCAATGAAGCCAGTTTACTGCCGCTGCATTACCTGTAGTGCAGGTTTTAAAATGATCTGCAGGGAGAAACCGAGTTTCCACAGCCAAAGGTGTTATCAATTCTCACAGCTAATTCATTGGCTTTAAAgatcaaatacaaataaataaataaataaagatcaaataCATCTGCACAGAACCACATCAGGGGACTTGGGTCAACTGTGTCTACACGTTGACACCATCCTTCTCCCATGCTGCATGTGAATGGATACCCACGGCTCAACTGATATTCAGATTTTCTGCTTTCCATGAGAGATGAAATATATCATTAAATAACAACACCAACAGACATGTTTCCAGGTTTAAGACAGGACtcggggaaaacaaaaacaaaaataaaaatatacacctgaCTTTATCAGTTGACAGGATGATGGAAGCACGGAAAACTCGCTTGGAAAGAAGATGTtttctatgtgctcttaactctgCATCGAACTTCCACTGCCTTTGGTGAATCCGAGTCTCCCAAACTCTGGCCAAGTCTTCATAACGTGGCTCTACTCTTACCACGCCTGCTCTCAATGGTGCTTTCCGTGCCACCACGTCATTTGCTACGACAGTTCTAGTTCTAATTCTGTCTGAAGCTTCCGTTGGAAGCGCTCCTGGAAAGAGGCAGATTCCCCCCTTACAAAGCCTGCCCGCCCGCCCCACTGTCCTGAAGCCGGCACAGAACAAACGTGTCTCACCGCTGGGAGGAAGAGGGGCAGAACAAGTCAGTACTGTCTCATCTGCTGTGTTTTTCCCCCCAAACATGAGCCAAATTCCTCTTCCCATGTTCACAGCATTTTCTATCTTGGTGACTACACAATGCTGCAAAATTGCTTCTGGAGAGAGTTAGTTCTTCTAAgacaaaataatttctttttttttgcttccagggttgttactggggtTGCTGCCTGCACTCtaaacccactgttcctgtggccatttttaagactttttggacaggacagacataaatggggggcggggggcagagaggaagagaaaaagacacctgcagacctgccctaccacttgtgaagcagctactggtggggagccagagatccaaactgggatccttatgtgggtacttgcacttagtactatatgcacttaacccagtgcaccaacaCCCAACCCCGGACAAAGTAAGTACTTTAGAGCTGATTTacttcatatatatacacattaaaaaaaaaaaaaagatttattatgagaggaggaggagagaaagaaccagagcatcaccccggCACAcgcgatgccagggatcaaactcaggacctcacgttgGAGGGTCAACACTTGatccactgtgccccctcctAGGCTGCatcaaatgaaagagaaaggagactgGCCTTAGCAGCCCCTCCTGTGGGAAAGGCTTGCAGAGCTCGCCGCACACATCCCCTCTGACCAGCACCGCACTCACCTCTTATCTGGGGCTGCCCTGGACAGGTTCCGGTCGTGTTGTCTCTCTTTCCGCCTGTCATGTCGGATCTCATCTCTCTCCCGTGCCTCCCCGTCCTCTGTGTGAACAAAATCGAACATCATTTCACTGGTGCTGCTCATCAGTACACTTGATGACAGAAGATTCTTTCAGCTGAGACAGAACATTCCACAAGCTTCTTTGTCGTCACATCCAGACCTCTCGACCTTACCTGCAATTCATTTAAACTTCATAGTTTTGGCTTTGATTCTGATTGTGAATTCCACAAGCGTAAGTGCAGACCAAGTGTTTAAAGTGCACTGGTGTCTTTAACTTTCCAGAACATGCTCACAGTAGTGAGGTGCACAGCGTTGCACACAGTACAGTCCTTCCAGCTAGTCTACGCTTCTCCCTCCTTGctacccttgtttatcattgttgttactattgttggtgttattgctgtaggacagagaaatggagagaggaggggaaggcagagagggggagagaaagacagatacctgcagacctgcttcactgcctgtgaagtgacccccctgcaagtggggagccgggggctcgaaccgggatccttatgctggtccttgcacttcacaccacctgtgcttaacccgctgcgctactgcccgactccctattccgtACTTTTTAAATGATCATAAAAGAATAGGGAGAGAATAATCCTAAGTGTGCCTTTATATTTCAGAGAGGAAGAAGCCTCTGCTTGGGGGTCAGTAAAGGCTGTTTGAACCTTAGTGTCTGTAAACTGTTTATGTTCCTCTTCATCTTTCTCCGCCCTTTCTGTTCTGAAGGAATACAGCACAGACTGAGCTTTGGAGTCTGCTCGAAGCCTTGTTTCTATGACAGATTAGTGATGTGACTTTGTGCAggtaaccttaaaaaaaaaaaaagcaatccacTCAGCTTTTTGACCCTGCTTTTGCTTTCAACATTTGCACAGTGCTAAAAAatatcagtttttattttaatttagttttatttatttatacatacatacatacattccagagcactgctcagctctggcttatggtggtggcatgcgggattgaacctgggactttcaagcctcaggcatgaaatctttacataaccattatgctatctactcccacccttttCAGTTTTTATTAATATCTGGCAACAGATTTTTCAACATTTAATTAGTTTTATAAGACTCAATCTGCTGGGTTTTTCCCCCGCCGTACCAATTTGGAACACTCAGATGCACGCCAGTTTCACTCCTAATTACCTTCAGTGACTAAGTACACAACAGACATCTATACTTATCTCCTCATCAAGTCAAGGAAGCAAACCACTACTTAGAAAAATGGGTAATTCCCCAGTAACTCTAGACTCCTAAAATCAACTGCCTTCTCAAACCTCTGTCTTAACTGGATTCACCACTGCTTCTCAGCCAGCCGCTCTGGAGACAATGCAACTCTCTCTATCCCTGAGGTCACTTTCTCATCAGTTCTTCATTCGAATCAGCAGCCAATGTCTAGTCATGTTTTCACCTGCTCTCATTCAGCACCCTCCTGTGGACGGTTCAGTCGCCTTCAGACTGGTCTGCCCCACAGCCTCCTGATGCGGCACACGGAGCCACACTGCCCATAGGCTGTTTCTGTTCCTTTGTTGCCAAGATTCCAACCACTCCTGCTGGTTGCTCCGCCGCCTtccagagagaggtgagagacagacagaccgacaCCATGGCCCTCAGCTGCTTCCATGATGGCTGGAGGCTTGACTCAGGCCTCA is a window encoding:
- the SLIRP gene encoding SRA stem-loop-interacting RNA-binding protein, mitochondrial; this encodes MAARVARGAVRTVAFIRGIPWTVSAGELRQHFAQFGHIRRCNLPFDKDTGFHRGLGWVQFSSEEELNNVLQHDKHVIDGVKLMVLSQRPKALQGGQASDEDKDL